A DNA window from Hevea brasiliensis isolate MT/VB/25A 57/8 chromosome 2, ASM3005281v1, whole genome shotgun sequence contains the following coding sequences:
- the LOC110653525 gene encoding exportin-2 encodes MNPEFLSQCFLHTLSPAPEPRRAAEAKLTEAADHPNYALAVLRLVSEPSVDEQIRHAAAVNFKNHLRTRWAPSPESSLSPILDAEKDQIKTLIVSLMLSSTPRIQSQLSESLSLIGKHDFPKSWPTLLPELISSLDAVSRNNDYVSVNGVLGTANSIFKKFRYQYKTNDLLLELKYCLDNFAAPLLEIFLRTAVLIDSTVSSGGGSPVTLRPLFESQRLCCRIFYSLNFQELPEFFEDNMDKWMNEFKKYLTTTYPALEGSADGLAVVDDLRAAVCENISLYMEKNEEEFKGYVEGFALAIWTLLANVSQSSSRDRLAVTAIKFLTTVSTSVQHVLFANEGVIPQICQSIVIPNVRLRDEDEELFEMNYIEFIRRDMEGSDLDTRRRIACELLKGIATNYRTQVTELVAVQIQNLLTSYAANPVANWKDKDCAIYLVVSLATKKAGGMSVSTDLVDVQNFFAQVILPELQSQDVNGFSMLKAGALKFFTVFRSLIPKPLAVQLFPELVRFLGAESNVVHSYAASCIEKLLLVKDEGGRPRYNAADITPFLQVLMRNLFNAMKFPESEENQYVMKCIMRVLGVAEISPEIAAPCIAGLTSILNEVCKNPKNPIFNHYLFESVAVLVRRACERDISLIPAFETSLFPSLQIILANDVTEFLPYAFQLLAQLVELSRPPISPNYMQIFTLLLSPDSWKRNSNVPALVRLLQAFLQKAPHELNQEGRLSQVLGIFNRLVASPSTDEQGFYVLNTVIENLDYGVIAPYMVHIWNALFTRLQNKRTVKFVKSLLIFMSLFLVKHGSANLVDTMNAVQPNIFMVILEQFWIPNLKLITGPIEVKLAAVASSRLICESPALLDAPAVRHWGKMLDSIVTLLSRPEEDRVEDEPEMPDIAENVGYTATFVNLYNAGKKEEDPLKDIKDPKQFLVASLANLSAQTPGRYPQIISENLDPANQTALLQFCTTYNCPIV; translated from the coding sequence ATGAATCCAGAGTTCCTATCCCAATGTTTCCTCCATACACTCTCTCCTGCACCGGAGCCACGACGTGCCGCCGAAGCCAAACTCACGGAAGCTGCCGACCACCCAAATTATGCACTCGCCGTTCTTCGCTTAGTCTCGGAACCCTCCGTCGACGAGCAGATCCGCCACGCTGCTGCCGTCAACTTTAAGAATCATCTCCGCACACGCTGGGCCCCGTCACCGGAGTCTTCCCTCTCTCCCATCCTTGATGCGGAGAAGGATCAGATCAAAACCCTAATTGTTAGTCTCATGCTGTCCTCGACTCCTCGCATTCAGTCACAGCTCAGCGAGTCGCTTTCTCTCATTGGCAAACACGATTTTCCGAAATCATGGCCCACTTTGCTTCCGGAGCTAATATCCAGCCTCGATGCCGTCTCCCGCAATAACGATTACGTCTCCGTTAATGGTGTTCTGGGTACGGCAAACTCTATCTTCAAAAAATTTCGTTATCAGTACAAAACCAATGATCTCTTACTTGAATTGAAGTATTGTCTGGATAATTTTGCCGCTCCATTATTAGAAATTTTCCTCAGGACCGCTGTTTTAATTGACTCAACGGTTAGCTCAGGTGGTGGCTCCCCTGTAACCCTAAGGCCATTGTTCGAGTCCCAGAGGTTGTGTTGTAGGATATTCTACTCGCTGAATTTTCAGGAGTTGCCTGAATTCTTTGAGGATAATATGGACAAGTGGATGAATgagtttaaaaaatatttaacaacTACGTATCCTGCACTGGAGGGCAGCGCTGATGGACTAGCAGTTGTTGACGACCTTAGGGCTGCAGTATGTGAGAATATTAGTCTTTACATGGAGAAGAATGAGGAGGAGTTCAAGGGATACGTGGAAGGTTTTGCACTTGCTATTTGGACTTTGTTAGCCAATGTATCTCAGTCTTCCAGCCGTGATAGATTAGCTGTCACAGCAATTAAGTTTTTGACTACAGTAAGTACTAGTGTCCAACATGTTCTCTTTGCAAATGAGGGGGTCATCCCGCAGATTTGTCAAAGTATTGTGATTCCTAATGTGCGGTTGAGGGATGAGGATGAGGAGCTCTTTGAGATGAATTACATTGAGTTTATTAGGAGGGATATGGAGGGGAGTGATCTTGATACCAGGCGGAGGATTGCATGTGAATTGCTTAAAGGGATTGCAACAAATTATAGGACACAGGTAACTGAATTGGTTGCTGTTCAGATACAGAATTTGTTGACTTCATATGCTGCAAACCCTGTAGCAAATTGGAAGGACAAGGACTGTGCAATATATTTGGTTGTTTCCCTTGCAACTAAGAAGGCTGGGGGCATGTCTGTTTCAACTGACCTTGTCGATGTTCAGAACTTTTTTGCACAAGTGATATTGCCTGAATTGCAGAGTCaggatgtaaatgggttttcaatGCTTAAGGCTGGTGCTCTCAAGTTCTTTACAGTATTTAGGAGTTTGATACCAAAGCCTCTTGCAGTTCAGTTGTTCCCAGAGTTGGTTAGGTTTCTTGGTGCTGAGTCTAATGTCGTTCATTCTTATGCTGCAAGTTGTATAGAGAAACTCTTGCTGGTCAAGGATGAGGGAGGACGGCCACGGTATAATGCAGCTGATATTACTCCATTTCTACAGGTGCTGATGAGAAACCTCTTCAATGCCATGAAGTTTCCAGAGTCCGAGGAGAATCAATATGTAATGAAGTGTATCATGCGGGTTCTAGGAGTGGCAGAAATATCCCCCGAGATTGCTGCACCTTGCATTGCTGGATTGACCTCAATCCTCAATGAAGTTTGTAAAAATCCAAAGAATCCTATATTCAACCATTACCTCTTTGAATCGGTGGCTGTTCTTGTTAGGCGTGCATGTGAGAGGGACATCTCTCTCATACCAGCCTTTGAAACAAGCCTATTTCCCAGCCTCCAGATCATTTTGGCAAATGATGTCACTGAGTTCTTGCCTTATGCATTCCAGCTCTTGGCTCAACTTGTTGAATTGAGTAGACCCCCAATCTCACCCAATTACATGCAAATTTTTACTCTTCTACTGTCTCCTGATTCGTGGAAAAGAAATTCAAATGTTCCCGCCCTTGTGCGTCTACTTCAAGCTTTCCTTCAGAAAGCACCGCATGAGCTCAACCAAGAGGGGAGGCTCAGCCAGGTGCTTGGGATATTCAACAGGCTTGTGGCATCCCCAAGTACTGATGAACAGGGTTTTTACGTTCTCAACACTGTGATTGAGAATCTTGACTATGGTGTGATTGCTCCCTACATGGTTCACATCTGGAATGCCCTTTTTACACGCCTGCAAAATAAGCGGACTGTCAAATTTGTCAAGTCTCTCTTGATTTTTATGTCACTCTTTCTGGTCAAGCACGGTTCTGCAAACCTTGTTGACACAATGAATGCAGTTCAACCCAATATATTCATGGTGATTTTGGAGCAGTTCTGGATTCCCAATCTGAAGCTAATCACTGGACCCATTGAGGTTAAGTTAGCTGCAGTTGCCTCGAGTAGACTTATCTGTGAATCTCCTGCCCTTTTGGATGCCCCAGCTGTTAGACACTGGGGGAAAATGCTGGATAGCATTGTTACCCTTCTGTCACGGCCAGAAGAGGATAGAGTTGAAGATGAACCAGAAATGCCAGATATTGCAGAAAATGTGGGTTACACTGCCACCTTTGTCAATCTTTACAATGCTGGGAAAAAGGAGGAAGATCCTCTGAAGGACATAAAGGATCCAAAGCAATTCTTAGTTGCTTCACTAGCAAATCTTTCTGCTCAAACCCCTGGGAGGTATCCCCAGATAATCAGTGAAAATCTTGACCCAGCTAATCAAACAGCATTATTACAGTTTTGTACTACTTACAATTGCCCAATTGTTTGA